One Paenibacillus sp. FSL H7-0737 DNA segment encodes these proteins:
- a CDS encoding serine O-acetyltransferase codes for MMKLFKTDWKANLKNPQTIMALFTYRFGNWVYYRVKSGLIRKPLWLLYRIMDVLFVRIVASGELHAEAQIGDALHLPHGLNGIIISPKAVIGNNATIFHQVTIGGRNNLGEPVIGDRAFIGVGSKILGPVTLGNDVNIGAMSVVVKDVPDNASAVGIPARNILRDEPKPENTR; via the coding sequence ATGATGAAATTATTCAAAACGGACTGGAAGGCGAATCTAAAAAATCCACAAACGATTATGGCTTTGTTTACTTATCGTTTTGGAAATTGGGTGTATTATCGGGTGAAAAGTGGCCTGATCCGCAAACCTTTGTGGCTCCTATATCGAATAATGGATGTGCTTTTTGTTCGAATTGTTGCCAGTGGAGAGCTTCATGCAGAGGCTCAAATTGGTGATGCACTTCATTTACCGCATGGGTTAAATGGAATTATCATTAGTCCTAAAGCGGTGATTGGCAACAACGCTACTATTTTTCACCAAGTGACCATTGGGGGGAGAAATAACTTAGGGGAACCCGTGATTGGTGATAGAGCATTTATCGGAGTAGGTTCTAAGATACTAGGCCCGGTTACGCTGGGGAACGATGTTAATATCGGAGCTATGTCTGTTGTGGTTAAAGATGTGCCGGATAATGCTTCGGCAGTAGGGATTCCTGCCAGAAATATTTTAAGAGATGAACCCAAACCTGAGAATACAAGATAA
- a CDS encoding UbiD family decarboxylase, translating into MKYSNLEECVNDLEKHGHLVRIREEVDPYLEMAAIHLKVYEAGGPALLFENVKGSKFRALSNLFGTLERSKFIFRRTWNSTHNVIALRNDPMKALKNPFKYVGTGLSARKALPIKKPGGLPSGFQEVSISDLPLITHWPEDGGAFVTLPQVYSEDPDKPGIMNSNLGMYRVQLNGNDYELNKEVGIHYQIHRGIGVHQERANRKGEPLKVSCFIGGPPAHTLSAVMPLPEGMSEMIVAGLLSGRHFSYSYVDGYCISNDADFVITGEIHPGETKPEGPFGDHLGYYSLVHPFPVMKVHKVYAKKNAIFPFTVVGRPPQEDTAFGELIHELTGGAIRQEIPGVKEVHAVDAAGVHPLLFAIGSERYTPYQQVKQPAEILTIANRILGTGQLSLAKFLFITAEEKQPISTHDVEDFLTYILERINLRRDIHFYTNTTIDTLDYSGTGLNSGSKVIFAAVGEKKRELCTEVPDILEELQGFGHAKMVMPGLVALQGSKFTTYAEAAQEMNKLSEAIQVQGALPSCPMIIVCDNSEFLSDRIENFLWATFTRSNPSHDIYGVNSSTEYKHWSCDNVIIDARVKPHQAPPLIPDPVVQKHIERLFAPGGSLNGKI; encoded by the coding sequence ATGAAATATAGCAATTTAGAAGAGTGTGTTAATGATTTAGAGAAACATGGACATTTGGTTCGTATTCGTGAAGAAGTGGACCCTTATCTGGAGATGGCCGCGATTCACTTGAAGGTTTATGAAGCTGGTGGCCCTGCATTATTATTTGAAAATGTAAAAGGCTCGAAATTTCGTGCCTTATCTAACCTTTTTGGAACGCTAGAGCGCAGTAAGTTTATTTTTCGGCGTACTTGGAACTCCACACATAACGTAATTGCACTTCGTAACGATCCTATGAAGGCACTTAAGAATCCTTTTAAATATGTAGGGACAGGACTATCTGCGAGAAAAGCATTGCCTATTAAAAAGCCGGGTGGTCTACCAAGTGGTTTTCAGGAAGTCAGTATTTCTGATCTTCCGCTGATCACACATTGGCCGGAGGATGGTGGCGCTTTTGTCACATTGCCGCAAGTGTATTCCGAAGATCCAGACAAGCCTGGCATTATGAATTCCAATCTGGGGATGTACCGTGTTCAGTTGAATGGTAATGATTATGAACTCAATAAAGAGGTTGGTATTCACTATCAAATTCACCGCGGTATCGGCGTGCATCAAGAAAGAGCCAATCGAAAAGGAGAACCGCTTAAAGTGAGCTGTTTTATCGGCGGACCTCCAGCGCATACGTTATCGGCTGTAATGCCTTTGCCTGAGGGTATGAGTGAGATGATCGTTGCCGGTTTACTTTCGGGACGTCATTTCAGCTATAGCTATGTAGATGGATATTGCATTAGTAATGATGCGGATTTTGTGATCACAGGGGAAATTCATCCTGGTGAGACGAAGCCGGAAGGACCTTTTGGCGATCATTTAGGCTATTACAGCTTAGTGCATCCTTTTCCAGTTATGAAAGTACATAAAGTGTACGCTAAAAAGAATGCAATCTTTCCATTTACGGTTGTCGGCAGACCCCCACAAGAGGATACCGCTTTTGGTGAGTTAATTCACGAGTTAACGGGTGGAGCTATCCGACAAGAAATCCCGGGTGTCAAAGAAGTTCATGCAGTAGATGCTGCTGGTGTTCATCCCCTTTTGTTTGCGATTGGCAGTGAACGTTATACACCTTATCAACAAGTGAAGCAGCCAGCGGAGATTCTTACGATCGCGAATCGGATATTAGGCACAGGTCAGCTTAGTTTAGCTAAATTCTTGTTTATTACAGCCGAAGAGAAACAACCTATCAGCACACATGATGTTGAGGATTTCTTGACGTATATTTTAGAGCGAATTAATCTTCGCAGAGATATTCATTTCTATACGAATACAACGATTGATACCCTTGATTATTCTGGTACAGGACTAAACAGCGGAAGTAAGGTGATTTTCGCTGCGGTTGGGGAGAAGAAAAGAGAGCTATGTACAGAGGTTCCTGACATACTTGAAGAACTACAGGGATTTGGACATGCAAAGATGGTGATGCCGGGTCTCGTGGCGCTTCAAGGCTCTAAATTCACTACTTACGCTGAAGCAGCGCAGGAAATGAACAAGCTTAGCGAAGCGATTCAAGTACAGGGAGCACTCCCATCTTGTCCGATGATTATTGTATGTGATAATAGCGAGTTCTTAAGTGATAGAATTGAGAATTTCCTATGGGCGACGTTCACACGCAGCAATCCTTCTCATGATATATATGGCGTGAACAGTTCAACGGAGTATAAGCATTGGTCATGTGATAACGTGATTATTGATGCGCGTGTAAAACCTCATCAAGCGCCACCATTAATTCCGGATCCAGTGGTTCAAAAGCATATCGAACGATTATTTGCTCCAGGTGGGAGCTTAAACGGTAAGATCTAA
- a CDS encoding rhamnogalacturonan lyase family protein has translation MKRNKMGNKILIVLLSWVFICSSLFPSTTFGVQPASADSGPITLRYDFGTATSPVMSGYTAVHESKLYTKELGYGLDQAVASRNRSGGDELTNDFVLGLSYAFLVDLPNGDYDVTVFSGDLLAGTSTTKTTITLEGITAGSISSKQAVNQATYRTTVQDGQLTVGITGTGVGGYLNGLMIQQIVPGPLQAPEGLAVTNLSPTAVSLGWSSVTEAVYYNIYRTELPSGTIQSVAQVTANSYVDSDVNEGSGYIYNVSAVKGSGEESALSAPVTVDEIPGAEVPAVPTGLSIVSVGASSVQLSWNNVAGATRYTILRSDSADGTFHEIGKSETATFTDVAVDTSKRQYYGVKAANVQGESQLSNKVKSLVYTPPVTLPDGNVYSFDFGPGAAAEGYLKVDAGVSYSPAVKYGFTDISKVTGVDRGTSDPLRSDFVVPKDTTFNVDLPNGDYTVSLIAGDSAGDTDIGIKVESIQKVQQTSKTNGQYLEMNFDIALVDGQMNLVFSGTKPNINALVITKQPNRPANELPAVYIAGDSTVQTYDPYWIPQAGWGQMIPDFFSEEVTFKNHAIGGRSSKSFIVEGRLDEVLRKIQPGDYFLIQFGHNDATISVPDRYASPADYKNYLKTYVEGARQRGATPILVTPMGRRDYNAATEKFNVSFPEYVQAMKEVSNELHVELVDLSALSVAYYNSIGFAATRSVFLHLDAGIYGAFPNGSADDTHFQEYGAIQMARLLAKGIEQLNIPLSSFVQDIKQPETVPAKPQGLVAGSISNAGAVLKWDKVEGADIYKIYRKLASEAETAYALAGTATVPTLTLSGMAEGNSYSVRVTAVNGLGESEPSDEVKLTTKSAQYRYDFGPVGSPLAAGYTEVNRNVLYTTERGYGLSSSEDMSDRDRGSATDALRRDFVIYFGGSYEFKVDLPNGYYSVKTYTGDWIGSTKTNVAIEGKDYGTVSSGKENIAEKLYNQIAVKDGQMNLVFSGTTAHLNGLEITPLLLAPTNLQLASLDLNNEPITANLSWDGMDGALKYRVYRQATVANSAELLGETTEPLYTDTTADIGMEYIYTVTSVDSTGLESVGSNALKVSMIDPSVAKAAVPSGLAVQSTNKNDVTFTWNEVSDARMFNIYRAKSADGEFILIGKSFEASYTDTTILSTIPYYYKVASVNAGGISDLSASLETSAVTTLYRKMEALDRAPVAVKTDAGVYISWRMLGLDPESIGFNLYRGEEKLNESLITQSTNYLDPSGTADAKYRITSVINGVEKAASEEFSVWQKQYLSIPLQKPADDYTKDGQPYTYSAGDASVGDVDGDGVYEIIMLWSPSNSKDNSQAGYTGLVYMDAYKLDGTRLWRINLGPNIRAGAHYSPFMVYDLDSDGRAEIMLKTADGTVDGQGTVIGDASADYRNSSGYVLLGNEYLTVFEGATGRAVDTVSYDPPRGDVGAWGDAYGNRVDRFLAAVAYLDGEQPSVIFSRGYYTRTVLAAYNYRGGKLEKVWRFDSNDEGYGEYAGQGNHNLSVGDVDGDGKDEITFGAMAIDDDGLPLYNTKLGHGDAIHFGDLDPTRPGLEVFDVHEHTDSKYGIEMRDAATGETIWGVFTGIDTGRGMSADIDPRYAGEEVWAATITNEVQIPVTGVYSAQGELITNKLPSSTNFGIWWDGDLLRELLDSNRVDKWDYTNQTTANLLTATGASSNNGTKANPSLQADLFGDWREEVIWRATDSSELRIYTTTDMTDYRIRTLMHDPIYRLGVSWQNVGYNQPPHPGFFLGEGMEQPAAPKIQYVGSPVETEDTTPPAITGLPSTQMSESDILKVQVVAEDPESGIRSLDITFDGKEVVYGDEIPLKGLTGSHTFIATAVNNAGLSTTEQVIIVVNGPQKATGIPGQPVLSNNNGQDTGLLDGDYQITMNVWWGNNGTIYKLYENGTLIDTQTLRDDSPTTQTAVTSITGKENGTYTYTAELTNSFGTTVSTSHVVKVKDAAPGKPVLSNDNWDGDGEYKVTMNLWWGMNGKVYRLYENGVLIDTQTLTANTPNAQTASTSITNRSPGVYEYRVELMNDQGVSESTVMKVSVK, from the coding sequence ATGAAGAGAAATAAAATGGGGAATAAAATACTTATTGTGTTATTGTCGTGGGTCTTCATTTGTTCATCTCTATTTCCCTCTACAACATTTGGAGTGCAACCAGCCAGTGCGGATTCAGGTCCAATAACTTTGCGATATGATTTTGGAACGGCAACAAGTCCTGTAATGAGTGGTTATACAGCTGTGCATGAATCAAAGTTGTATACGAAGGAGCTAGGATATGGTTTAGATCAGGCGGTTGCTTCGAGAAATCGCTCGGGCGGAGATGAACTGACTAATGATTTTGTACTGGGATTGTCCTACGCCTTTCTAGTGGATCTTCCTAATGGGGATTACGATGTGACTGTATTCTCAGGAGATTTATTGGCAGGTACAAGTACAACTAAAACTACGATTACCTTGGAAGGAATAACGGCCGGTTCAATAAGCAGCAAGCAGGCTGTAAATCAAGCCACCTACCGCACGACTGTCCAAGACGGTCAACTAACCGTTGGCATCACGGGTACAGGGGTTGGCGGGTATTTAAATGGACTTATGATTCAGCAAATCGTGCCGGGTCCACTGCAGGCTCCTGAGGGCTTAGCGGTTACGAATCTCTCGCCCACTGCGGTCTCTCTCGGGTGGAGCAGCGTGACAGAAGCAGTCTATTACAATATATATCGGACAGAGCTTCCTAGCGGGACTATTCAATCGGTAGCTCAAGTTACTGCTAACAGCTACGTGGATTCAGACGTAAATGAAGGCAGTGGCTACATTTATAATGTGTCTGCTGTTAAAGGCAGCGGTGAGGAGTCTGCTTTGAGTGCACCTGTGACGGTAGATGAAATTCCGGGGGCAGAGGTTCCGGCAGTACCAACGGGCCTTTCGATTGTCAGCGTGGGTGCGAGTTCTGTTCAGCTAAGTTGGAACAACGTGGCGGGAGCTACCCGTTATACAATCTTAAGGTCTGATTCAGCAGATGGAACCTTCCATGAGATTGGGAAGTCGGAGACGGCGACATTTACAGATGTAGCAGTGGATACCTCTAAACGGCAATATTATGGGGTAAAAGCTGCTAATGTCCAAGGAGAATCCCAGTTATCTAATAAAGTGAAAAGTTTGGTATACACGCCACCGGTAACATTGCCAGATGGAAATGTATATTCCTTTGATTTTGGCCCAGGTGCTGCGGCGGAAGGTTATCTTAAGGTAGATGCCGGAGTATCTTATTCTCCTGCCGTCAAATATGGCTTTACGGATATATCAAAGGTAACTGGTGTAGACCGGGGAACCTCTGATCCTTTGCGATCAGACTTTGTAGTACCTAAGGATACTACTTTTAATGTGGATTTACCGAATGGCGATTATACTGTGTCACTTATCGCTGGAGATAGCGCCGGAGACACAGACATTGGCATCAAGGTTGAATCCATTCAAAAGGTTCAGCAGACAAGTAAAACAAATGGTCAGTATTTGGAAATGAACTTTGACATCGCTTTGGTGGATGGACAAATGAACTTGGTATTCTCTGGCACGAAGCCTAATATCAATGCACTGGTGATTACTAAGCAGCCAAATCGTCCTGCTAATGAATTGCCTGCAGTTTATATTGCGGGTGATTCAACTGTGCAGACTTACGATCCTTACTGGATACCACAGGCTGGCTGGGGACAAATGATTCCTGATTTCTTTAGCGAGGAAGTAACGTTTAAGAATCACGCTATCGGAGGCCGCAGCTCTAAGTCATTTATTGTAGAGGGGCGGCTGGATGAAGTACTGCGAAAGATACAGCCAGGTGATTATTTCCTTATCCAATTTGGCCACAATGACGCAACGATCAGTGTTCCTGATCGGTATGCCTCTCCAGCAGATTACAAAAATTATTTAAAAACGTATGTCGAGGGTGCCAGACAAAGAGGAGCGACTCCGATTCTGGTGACCCCGATGGGCCGCAGAGATTATAATGCTGCCACGGAAAAATTTAATGTGAGTTTCCCTGAATATGTGCAGGCGATGAAAGAGGTATCCAATGAGCTGCATGTGGAATTGGTTGATCTTAGCGCGCTAAGTGTCGCTTATTACAATTCGATCGGTTTTGCAGCTACACGCTCTGTATTCCTTCACCTCGATGCAGGGATATATGGTGCTTTTCCGAATGGGTCGGCAGACGATACTCACTTTCAAGAGTACGGAGCGATTCAAATGGCTCGTCTGCTGGCCAAAGGAATAGAGCAATTAAACATTCCGCTCTCCAGCTTTGTACAGGACATTAAGCAGCCAGAAACAGTGCCTGCCAAGCCACAAGGTCTTGTAGCGGGAAGTATCAGTAATGCAGGTGCAGTACTGAAATGGGATAAAGTAGAGGGTGCTGATATTTATAAAATCTATCGTAAGCTAGCGTCAGAAGCTGAAACTGCTTACGCATTGGCAGGAACTGCCACTGTTCCAACTTTAACATTAAGCGGAATGGCGGAAGGTAACAGCTACTCCGTTCGAGTGACTGCAGTAAATGGGTTAGGAGAGTCTGAGCCTTCAGATGAAGTTAAGCTGACTACGAAGTCCGCTCAATATCGTTATGATTTTGGACCTGTTGGCTCACCCCTTGCCGCAGGTTATACGGAAGTGAACCGTAATGTACTTTATACAACAGAACGTGGCTATGGCTTGTCCTCAAGTGAAGATATGAGTGATCGAGATCGCGGTAGTGCGACTGATGCTCTTCGTAGAGATTTCGTGATCTATTTTGGAGGCTCGTATGAATTTAAAGTTGATTTACCGAATGGTTATTATTCCGTTAAGACCTATACCGGAGATTGGATTGGTTCTACCAAGACGAACGTAGCAATTGAAGGCAAAGATTATGGAACAGTCTCTTCAGGTAAGGAAAATATTGCTGAGAAGCTGTATAACCAGATCGCTGTCAAAGACGGTCAGATGAATCTTGTTTTTAGTGGCACAACGGCTCATCTCAATGGACTGGAAATCACACCTCTATTATTAGCCCCAACGAATCTGCAACTGGCTAGTCTGGACTTAAACAATGAGCCTATCACAGCTAATCTATCTTGGGATGGTATGGATGGTGCGTTGAAATACCGAGTGTATCGTCAGGCAACGGTTGCGAATAGTGCAGAGCTGCTGGGCGAGACAACAGAGCCGCTTTACACAGATACCACTGCGGATATCGGTATGGAATACATCTATACGGTAACTTCGGTCGATAGCACAGGACTGGAATCTGTAGGCTCCAATGCCTTAAAGGTGTCTATGATTGATCCATCTGTAGCAAAAGCAGCCGTACCTAGTGGTCTAGCAGTACAATCTACGAACAAAAATGATGTGACCTTTACGTGGAATGAGGTATCGGATGCAAGGATGTTCAACATTTATCGTGCGAAATCCGCGGATGGTGAGTTCATTCTGATCGGCAAATCATTCGAAGCTTCATACACAGACACGACCATTTTAAGTACAATTCCTTACTATTACAAAGTTGCCTCGGTAAATGCAGGCGGTATCTCTGATCTTTCCGCTTCGCTGGAAACCTCAGCGGTGACAACGCTATACCGGAAGATGGAGGCGCTGGATCGTGCGCCTGTAGCGGTTAAGACAGATGCGGGTGTTTATATCAGCTGGAGGATGTTAGGTCTGGACCCGGAATCGATCGGTTTCAATCTGTATCGTGGGGAAGAGAAGCTAAATGAGTCGTTGATTACGCAAAGCACGAACTATCTCGATCCTTCCGGTACAGCTGACGCCAAATATAGAATTACATCAGTAATCAATGGAGTCGAAAAAGCGGCTTCGGAAGAATTCAGCGTATGGCAGAAGCAGTACCTATCTATCCCTTTGCAAAAACCAGCAGATGATTACACCAAAGACGGTCAGCCATATACGTATAGTGCAGGGGATGCAAGTGTAGGGGATGTGGATGGTGATGGGGTCTACGAAATCATCATGTTATGGTCGCCTTCGAACAGCAAAGATAACTCCCAGGCAGGTTACACAGGACTAGTCTATATGGATGCTTATAAGCTAGATGGCACACGTTTATGGCGGATTAATTTAGGGCCTAATATCCGTGCTGGCGCGCATTATTCACCATTCATGGTTTACGATTTGGACAGTGATGGTCGTGCTGAGATTATGCTGAAGACAGCAGATGGTACTGTTGATGGTCAAGGTACCGTGATCGGTGATGCAAGTGCAGACTATCGCAATAGCTCGGGTTATGTGCTCCTCGGCAATGAGTATTTAACAGTGTTCGAAGGGGCAACAGGCCGGGCAGTGGATACGGTTAGTTATGATCCGCCGCGTGGTGATGTGGGCGCTTGGGGCGATGCCTATGGTAATCGGGTGGACCGCTTTTTAGCCGCCGTAGCTTACTTAGATGGTGAACAGCCAAGCGTGATTTTTAGCCGTGGTTATTACACTAGAACCGTGCTTGCAGCTTACAATTATCGTGGTGGCAAGCTCGAAAAAGTATGGCGTTTCGATTCCAACGATGAAGGATATGGAGAGTATGCCGGTCAAGGCAACCATAACCTTTCTGTTGGAGATGTAGACGGTGATGGCAAGGACGAAATAACCTTCGGCGCGATGGCGATCGATGATGATGGATTGCCACTGTATAATACAAAGCTTGGTCATGGAGATGCGATCCATTTCGGAGATCTTGATCCTACCAGACCGGGGTTGGAGGTCTTTGATGTACATGAGCATACCGATTCCAAGTATGGTATTGAAATGCGTGATGCAGCTACAGGGGAAACCATATGGGGTGTGTTCACAGGAATTGATACTGGACGCGGAATGTCAGCAGATATTGACCCGCGTTATGCTGGGGAAGAGGTATGGGCTGCAACGATCACCAATGAAGTGCAGATCCCTGTTACAGGCGTATACAGTGCACAGGGAGAGCTAATCACGAATAAGCTGCCTTCCTCAACGAATTTCGGCATTTGGTGGGATGGCGATCTTTTGCGGGAATTGCTGGATTCTAATCGAGTGGATAAGTGGGATTACACCAACCAGACAACAGCTAATTTGTTGACGGCAACTGGGGCCTCTTCTAATAATGGCACCAAGGCGAATCCAAGCTTGCAGGCGGATCTGTTCGGGGATTGGCGTGAAGAAGTGATCTGGCGAGCAACGGACAGTTCTGAATTACGAATCTATACAACAACGGATATGACAGATTATCGTATCCGCACATTGATGCATGATCCGATCTACCGACTGGGAGTATCTTGGCAGAACGTGGGTTATAATCAACCTCCGCATCCTGGATTTTTTCTTGGCGAAGGCATGGAACAACCAGCGGCGCCAAAAATTCAATATGTAGGCTCGCCTGTGGAAACAGAGGACACTACACCACCTGCAATAACGGGTTTACCTTCTACTCAAATGAGTGAATCGGATATCTTGAAGGTACAGGTCGTAGCAGAAGATCCTGAGTCTGGTATTCGTAGTCTGGATATCACCTTTGATGGAAAAGAAGTTGTCTATGGAGATGAGATTCCACTCAAAGGACTTACGGGATCACATACGTTCATCGCAACAGCTGTGAATAACGCTGGACTCTCGACGACAGAACAAGTAATTATAGTCGTAAACGGACCTCAGAAGGCTACAGGAATTCCGGGGCAACCGGTTCTATCCAATAACAATGGGCAGGATACAGGACTCTTGGATGGTGATTACCAAATCACAATGAACGTGTGGTGGGGCAACAATGGTACGATCTACAAGCTATATGAGAACGGTACCTTAATAGACACTCAAACCTTACGTGACGACTCCCCAACCACACAGACCGCAGTGACTAGTATTACTGGAAAAGAAAACGGTACCTACACCTACACGGCTGAGCTAACCAATTCTTTTGGAACAACGGTATCTACTTCTCATGTGGTTAAAGTGAAGGATGCTGCGCCAGGTAAGCCAGTGTTATCTAATGACAACTGGGATGGTGATGGCGAGTATAAAGTGACCATGAATCTATGGTGGGGGATGAACGGCAAAGTGTATCGCTTGTATGAGAATGGAGTGCTGATCGATACACAGACTTTAACAGCAAATACTCCGAATGCCCAAACGGCTTCTACTTCTATCACGAATCGATCTCCGGGTGTTTATGAATACCGGGTAGAACTGATGAATGATCAAGGCGTTAGTGAAAGTACAGTTATGAAAGTCTCGGTAAAATAA
- a CDS encoding DUF2269 family protein — protein MELTDIISKIVVVIHVIAAIVGIGPAFVLPILTSSAKTGSQLRFVFGMMKTINRFPKTGGITLIVTGILLMIIDKMGLSVLWINLSLLFFIVIEVIIIGFVEPRLKKLTQLVMASEGDEIPVGYNAAMNKIAPLEAAVHVLTIVIIILMVVKPV, from the coding sequence ATGGAATTGACGGATATTATCTCTAAGATTGTGGTAGTCATACATGTTATAGCGGCCATAGTGGGAATTGGACCAGCTTTTGTGCTGCCAATACTGACAAGCTCTGCCAAGACAGGCAGCCAGCTTCGTTTTGTATTTGGCATGATGAAGACAATCAACAGATTCCCTAAAACGGGTGGGATTACCCTGATCGTTACAGGCATTTTGTTAATGATCATTGATAAAATGGGCTTGTCGGTGTTGTGGATCAATCTTTCGTTATTATTTTTTATCGTGATAGAAGTCATTATTATTGGATTTGTTGAGCCTCGATTGAAAAAGCTGACCCAGCTCGTGATGGCGAGTGAAGGCGACGAAATCCCTGTAGGCTACAACGCCGCGATGAACAAGATCGCTCCGTTAGAAGCAGCTGTACATGTGCTCACTATCGTCATTATTATATTAATGGTAGTAAAGCCGGTATAA
- a CDS encoding glycosyltransferase family 4 protein gives MRLALFTDTFLPQTNGVSLTLQRLTTHLNRRGIEHLLFSPKSAPEDSYADPIRPITSIPFFLYPECRLALPNMSSIQSELKAFRPDLLHLATPFNIGLCGLRYARKLGLPHVASYHTHFDRYLEYYRMKKIVPLYWKYMKWFHRSCDATFAPSNETLDSLQAQGFQRLKLWSRGIDCNLYTPKKRSHQVRDRYGITAPILLLYVGRIAPEKDINTLALAMQQLPESMQAQVHWLVVGDGPLLSEMRAQAPQNVTFTGYKHDEELAQLYASADLFVFPSSTETFGNVVLEAMASGLPVLAVNEGGVKDLVTPGRTGIIAPPRSPDAFIREICACIEQPQKLAAMGYEGRQLALGRSWESIFDGLIRDYEEIIENRRFDLIPALLPLI, from the coding sequence ATGCGTCTTGCTTTATTTACAGACACATTTCTTCCGCAAACGAATGGTGTCTCACTTACGCTTCAGCGCTTAACCACTCATTTGAACCGGCGAGGTATCGAGCATCTGCTATTTTCGCCGAAATCTGCTCCTGAAGACAGTTATGCCGATCCCATACGTCCCATTACCAGTATCCCCTTTTTCTTATACCCGGAATGTAGACTCGCGCTGCCGAATATGTCCTCCATCCAGTCAGAGCTAAAAGCTTTTCGACCCGATCTGCTTCATTTGGCTACTCCATTCAATATTGGTCTATGCGGCCTTCGCTATGCGCGAAAGCTTGGCCTACCTCATGTCGCCTCCTATCATACCCATTTTGATCGCTATCTTGAATATTATCGGATGAAAAAAATTGTTCCTCTTTATTGGAAGTACATGAAGTGGTTTCATCGGTCCTGCGATGCTACCTTCGCTCCCTCCAATGAAACACTCGATTCCCTCCAAGCTCAAGGTTTTCAACGTTTGAAGCTTTGGTCTAGAGGCATCGACTGCAATCTCTACACTCCCAAAAAACGCAGCCATCAGGTCCGTGATCGTTACGGAATTACCGCACCGATATTACTTCTGTACGTGGGAAGGATTGCTCCTGAAAAAGATATCAACACCCTTGCTCTCGCCATGCAGCAATTGCCCGAGTCTATGCAAGCTCAGGTACATTGGTTAGTTGTTGGAGACGGTCCCTTATTATCAGAGATGCGGGCGCAGGCGCCGCAAAATGTCACGTTTACGGGCTACAAACACGATGAAGAGCTTGCCCAATTGTATGCCTCAGCTGATCTATTCGTCTTCCCTTCCAGTACGGAAACCTTCGGTAATGTTGTCCTTGAAGCCATGGCCTCTGGACTGCCTGTCCTCGCCGTAAATGAAGGCGGGGTGAAGGATCTGGTTACACCCGGTCGCACCGGAATAATCGCCCCACCTCGTTCCCCGGATGCTTTTATTCGTGAGATTTGTGCATGTATAGAGCAACCCCAAAAGCTGGCTGCTATGGGTTATGAGGGGCGACAGCTGGCGCTCGGCCGCTCGTGGGAGAGCATTTTTGATGGACTCATTCGCGATTATGAAGAGATCATTGAGAATAGACGCTTCGATCTTATACCGGCTTTACTACCATTAATATAA
- a CDS encoding sugar phosphate isomerase/epimerase family protein, with the protein MSIPLHLGVRAHDFTQVPLKDLIEKLQFYNFAHIQFALKKSFPDSTPSLTAISPGTASYYGNVFRQAGIQIAVLGCYVNIVDTDPYKRAQALAEFNTHLRLARDFGASLVGTETGSVALGYTTDNFTEEAFQQVVTSVKLMVAEAERFGVTVGIEAGLHHPLYSASLTRRLLDEIPSNNLQIILDCANLMSPTNYLHQEAIIMEALKLLGNRIAIIHLKDFIVQDGAIKIVPVGQGWLEFEPILRYMKYERPHIQGILESTPESHLRESISFLQQIYEEV; encoded by the coding sequence ATGAGTATTCCCCTGCACCTAGGTGTTCGAGCACATGATTTCACACAAGTTCCATTGAAGGATTTAATTGAGAAGCTTCAGTTCTATAATTTCGCTCATATTCAGTTTGCACTTAAGAAATCTTTTCCTGACAGCACTCCGAGTCTGACTGCTATAAGCCCTGGAACAGCTAGTTATTACGGAAATGTCTTTAGACAGGCTGGTATTCAGATTGCGGTGCTTGGCTGTTACGTTAATATTGTAGACACCGATCCATACAAACGGGCACAAGCGTTAGCCGAGTTCAATACGCATCTTCGCTTGGCCAGAGATTTCGGCGCCAGTCTAGTAGGTACGGAAACCGGAAGTGTGGCACTTGGGTATACCACAGATAATTTTACAGAAGAAGCTTTTCAACAGGTCGTTACTTCGGTAAAGCTAATGGTCGCAGAGGCCGAACGTTTTGGTGTGACGGTAGGTATTGAAGCAGGACTTCATCATCCGCTGTATTCCGCTTCCTTAACTCGCCGACTGCTGGATGAGATTCCTTCTAATAATCTTCAGATCATATTGGATTGCGCAAATCTAATGTCACCTACAAATTACTTGCATCAGGAAGCTATTATTATGGAAGCTTTGAAGCTCTTAGGAAATCGAATTGCCATCATTCATTTAAAAGATTTTATCGTGCAAGATGGAGCGATCAAAATTGTTCCTGTAGGTCAGGGCTGGCTTGAGTTTGAGCCGATTCTCCGTTATATGAAATACGAGCGTCCGCATATTCAGGGCATTTTAGAGAGTACTCCTGAATCGCATCTAAGAGAAAGCATCTCTTTTTTACAGCAGATATATGAAGAAGTGTAA